A window of Lagopus muta isolate bLagMut1 chromosome 16, bLagMut1 primary, whole genome shotgun sequence contains these coding sequences:
- the LOC125701054 gene encoding protein MANBAL-like, translated as MAAELHFSPPEIPEPTLMENVLRYGLFFGAVFQLVCVLAIMLPVPKCPETDSDGLESKTWETVKKPKASAAQLSKKAKKESKKKR; from the exons aTGGCCGCTGAGCTGCATTTCTCGCCCCCTGagatccctgagcccacgctgatggagaacgtgctgcgctacggcctcttctttggagccgttttccagcttgtgtgcgTGTTGGCCATAATgctgccagttcccaagtgcccagagaca gactcggacggcttggagtctaagacttgggagacggtgaagaaaccaaaggcaagtgctgcacagctgagcaagaaagccaagaaggaaagcaaaaagaaacggTGA